The following coding sequences are from one Desulfosporosinus orientis DSM 765 window:
- a CDS encoding CBS domain-containing protein — MDIILAHRQIDFDALASMVAAQKIYPNSVLVMDGKPNAFVQDFLALSRDLLRFYRAQDINMDEVTRVILVDTHDLHRAGVLGDKVAKHPDVEIEIYDHHPYAGELKQGMAIEPVGACATLLVEKLAGLGIPLSGFEATLIAIGIYDDTGSLLFDNTTVRDVHAVAYLLEQGANLGVIAKNLRRPLAEEQKELLQELLDQGQTEFFDGLPVYISFAETKDYVGGLALLAHRVGELEGADTWFLLVKMENRVYIVGRSRGRGLPINGIVQMFGGAGHERAASATIKDAELSDILKKLRSAIQSHAKRPHLVRDIMSFPVKTVTPETRLGDVEQILLRYGHTGVPVTEGHNLVGIISRRDVDKAIKHGLKHAPVKGFMAAKVATVDADAPWDEVQRLMVQHDIGRLPVVEDGNLVGIVSRSDVLRLVHGGSVPIETQLVRERSAAIRQDILDLIAHLPEEVQKVLEAVRDTAEEEQCSVYVVGGFVRDLLLSVPTQDLDFVVEGSGGQFAQALMKRMPNGKLTQHITFGTAQIIFPDGSHLDIASTRWEHYSFPGALPQVEESCLRDDLFRRDFTINSMAICLNTDRFGELVDYYGGKQDLQQGKIRFLHNISFIDDPTRMIRAIRFAERYYFSFAKETLDALYTAIETGVLGKLSVERFSEEMLLILKENNYLAMGQTLVKCGLLNAWFGKELAWNFNLDDAEESVNWSLNIRWLSSVSRMDSAEIESLLERVCLNKSLRDETIHYIHLRESLKESLSLSEMDRLLTKAPKEVVFVLARDESYKHKISECLKAAQRINMSLDGKALIKMGVKQGPEIGKILDRVRMAWLEGKISTTEEEQLMARKWVKAQR; from the coding sequence ATGGATATCATTTTGGCTCATCGCCAAATAGATTTTGATGCGTTAGCTTCTATGGTAGCGGCCCAAAAAATTTATCCCAACAGTGTTTTAGTCATGGACGGGAAACCTAATGCATTTGTACAAGACTTCTTGGCTTTATCCAGGGATCTGCTAAGGTTTTACAGGGCTCAAGATATTAATATGGATGAGGTTACCAGAGTAATTTTAGTAGATACCCATGACCTGCATAGGGCAGGAGTTCTGGGGGACAAAGTAGCAAAGCATCCTGATGTTGAGATAGAGATTTATGACCACCATCCTTATGCTGGTGAGCTTAAGCAAGGAATGGCCATTGAACCTGTTGGAGCGTGTGCTACTCTTCTTGTCGAAAAGTTGGCCGGATTGGGGATACCTTTAAGCGGTTTTGAAGCAACCTTAATTGCCATCGGAATCTATGATGATACGGGGAGTTTATTATTTGATAATACCACAGTACGTGATGTTCACGCTGTGGCTTATTTATTAGAACAGGGAGCAAATTTAGGAGTTATTGCCAAAAATTTACGTCGTCCCCTTGCGGAAGAACAAAAGGAGCTTTTACAGGAACTCTTAGATCAAGGGCAGACAGAATTTTTTGATGGATTACCGGTCTATATTTCATTTGCGGAGACAAAGGACTATGTTGGCGGCCTGGCTTTATTAGCTCATCGGGTAGGGGAATTGGAAGGTGCCGACACTTGGTTTTTATTGGTCAAGATGGAGAATAGAGTGTACATAGTAGGACGCTCTAGGGGGAGAGGCTTGCCCATCAATGGAATAGTTCAGATGTTTGGTGGTGCCGGGCATGAGAGAGCGGCTTCAGCCACGATTAAAGATGCTGAGCTCTCCGATATTTTGAAGAAACTGCGTTCTGCCATTCAAAGTCATGCTAAACGTCCGCATCTCGTCAGAGACATTATGAGTTTTCCAGTCAAAACGGTGACACCTGAGACTCGTTTAGGTGACGTGGAACAAATTTTACTGCGTTACGGTCATACCGGAGTTCCGGTTACGGAAGGCCATAATTTAGTAGGTATCATTTCCAGGCGGGATGTAGATAAGGCAATCAAACATGGGCTTAAGCATGCTCCTGTTAAAGGCTTTATGGCTGCAAAAGTGGCTACCGTCGATGCCGATGCGCCTTGGGATGAAGTCCAGCGGTTAATGGTTCAGCATGACATTGGCCGGCTGCCTGTGGTTGAGGACGGCAATCTGGTTGGCATTGTCTCCAGATCCGACGTTTTGCGTTTAGTTCATGGAGGATCTGTTCCTATTGAAACTCAACTTGTACGTGAACGAAGTGCGGCTATTCGACAGGATATCCTGGACTTAATCGCACATTTGCCGGAAGAGGTTCAGAAGGTTCTTGAGGCCGTGAGAGATACCGCAGAGGAAGAACAATGTTCGGTTTATGTTGTTGGCGGGTTTGTTCGTGATTTATTGCTTTCCGTACCTACTCAGGATTTAGATTTTGTTGTTGAAGGCAGCGGAGGGCAATTTGCCCAGGCCTTAATGAAGCGGATGCCTAATGGTAAGCTGACTCAGCATATAACTTTTGGAACTGCTCAAATTATTTTTCCGGATGGAAGTCATTTGGATATAGCGAGTACGCGTTGGGAACATTATTCTTTTCCCGGGGCACTTCCTCAGGTTGAAGAGTCTTGTTTGCGGGATGATTTGTTTCGGCGGGACTTTACCATCAATTCAATGGCAATTTGTCTTAATACAGATCGCTTTGGTGAGTTAGTGGACTATTATGGCGGCAAGCAGGATCTGCAGCAAGGTAAAATCCGCTTTTTGCACAATATAAGCTTCATTGACGACCCTACTCGTATGATAAGGGCCATACGGTTTGCCGAACGCTATTATTTTAGTTTTGCTAAAGAAACTCTCGATGCTTTATATACAGCTATTGAGACAGGCGTGCTTGGGAAGCTTAGTGTCGAACGGTTCAGCGAAGAAATGCTGCTCATTTTGAAAGAAAACAATTATTTGGCCATGGGTCAGACTTTGGTTAAGTGCGGTTTGCTTAACGCCTGGTTTGGCAAAGAATTAGCTTGGAATTTTAACTTAGATGATGCTGAGGAAAGTGTGAATTGGTCCCTAAATATACGCTGGCTGAGTTCTGTTTCCCGCATGGACTCCGCCGAAATTGAGAGTTTGCTGGAAAGAGTATGCCTGAATAAATCTCTCAGGGATGAAACCATTCATTATATTCACCTGCGGGAATCTTTGAAGGAATCCTTAAGTTTATCGGAAATGGATCGCTTGCTGACTAAAGCTCCTAAGGAAGTTGTGTTTGTTTTGGCTCGGGACGAGAGCTATAAACATAAAATTTCGGAATGCCTTAAGGCCGCTCAAAGGATCAATATGTCTCTTGACGGCAAAGCTCTCATTAAAATGGGAGTAAAGCAAGGTCCGGAAATTGGCAAGATACTGGATCGGGTACGAATGGCTTGGCTTGAGGGCAAGATCAGTACCACAGAAGAAGAGCAGTTAATGGCTCGGAAGTGGGTTAAGGCCCAACGTTAA
- a CDS encoding site-2 protease family protein gives MFDFNLPAIIANVPALMIGFAFHEFAHAWVADRLGDPTPRSQGRLTLNPFVHLDLFGTLMALLYRFGWAKPVMTNPLYYRGDKRRGQIMVSLAGSIMNFLVAFVVMFIWFVTMLGFESSQWTEILSRVFQATILMNLGLGIFNLLPIPPLDGFGVLSGLLPGRYAPQLKLMEQYGLIILVLLLFTDIVNIVLYPTMSNIFDAYQKIITLILTPFLG, from the coding sequence TTGTTCGATTTTAATTTACCGGCCATCATTGCTAATGTTCCCGCTTTGATGATTGGGTTTGCCTTTCATGAGTTTGCTCATGCTTGGGTCGCTGATCGATTAGGAGACCCTACACCGCGGAGTCAGGGGCGTTTGACCCTAAATCCTTTCGTACATTTAGATCTTTTCGGAACACTCATGGCCCTTTTATATAGATTTGGGTGGGCTAAACCTGTAATGACCAATCCCCTTTATTACCGGGGAGATAAGCGGCGAGGACAAATCATGGTTTCTCTGGCAGGTTCCATTATGAATTTTCTAGTTGCCTTTGTGGTGATGTTTATTTGGTTTGTGACTATGCTTGGCTTTGAAAGTTCACAGTGGACGGAGATTCTATCCCGTGTATTTCAGGCAACGATTCTTATGAATTTGGGGTTGGGAATTTTTAATTTACTGCCTATTCCGCCCCTTGACGGTTTTGGCGTACTGAGCGGGTTATTGCCTGGGCGATATGCTCCTCAGCTAAAGCTCATGGAGCAATATGGGCTGATTATTCTGGTTTTGCTTCTCTTTACCGATATTGTTAATATAGTCCTTTATCCGACAATGAGTAATATTTTCGATGCTTATCAAAAAATTATTACCCTGATATTGACCCCATTTTTAGGGTGA
- the trpS gene encoding tryptophan--tRNA ligase → MKGKIFSGMRPTGALHIGHLSVIQNWVALQDDYESYFSIVDLHALTTGYEDKLDFHSLRREIALDWLSVGIDPQKSAIFLQSDIKEHAELHLLFSMFTPLSWLERVPTYKDQIQQLSQQGKELGTYGFLGYPLLMAADILVYKADVVPVGEDQIPHVELCREIARRFNHLYGEVFPEPKALIGKVPLLPGVDGRKMSKSYHNAISLTASSKEIKTRVQQMVTDPARLRKDDPGHPEVCVVYKFHQIYTPEVAEVEEKCRGGKIGCVACKRHLAETLEKLISPFRERRAYWEEPGRVEKVLEEGAERARITTSDTMKEVRSVMGL, encoded by the coding sequence ATGAAGGGAAAAATATTTAGCGGCATGCGTCCGACAGGAGCATTGCATATAGGGCATTTGAGTGTGATTCAAAATTGGGTAGCATTGCAGGATGATTATGAGAGTTATTTCTCCATTGTTGATTTACATGCTTTAACGACGGGGTATGAAGATAAGCTGGATTTCCATAGTCTGAGGAGAGAAATCGCTCTGGATTGGCTCAGTGTAGGTATTGATCCTCAAAAAAGCGCGATTTTTCTGCAGTCGGATATTAAGGAACATGCCGAGCTCCATCTGCTGTTTTCCATGTTCACACCATTGTCTTGGCTGGAACGTGTGCCTACCTACAAGGATCAAATTCAACAGTTAAGTCAACAGGGCAAAGAGCTTGGCACCTATGGATTCTTAGGCTATCCTCTTTTGATGGCTGCCGATATTTTAGTTTATAAAGCTGATGTTGTACCTGTAGGGGAGGATCAAATTCCCCATGTTGAACTTTGTCGGGAAATCGCCCGGCGCTTTAACCACCTTTACGGAGAAGTTTTCCCGGAACCTAAAGCTCTGATTGGAAAGGTACCCCTATTGCCGGGAGTGGATGGAAGGAAAATGAGCAAGAGTTATCATAACGCCATCTCGCTGACAGCTTCTTCGAAAGAAATTAAAACCCGGGTTCAACAAATGGTTACCGATCCGGCACGCTTGAGAAAGGATGACCCAGGTCACCCTGAAGTTTGTGTTGTTTATAAATTTCACCAAATATACACTCCTGAGGTTGCTGAGGTTGAAGAAAAATGCCGTGGAGGAAAAATCGGCTGTGTTGCCTGTAAACGGCATTTAGCTGAGACCTTAGAGAAGTTGATCAGCCCATTTAGGGAAAGACGCGCTTATTGGGAGGAGCCTGGACGGGTGGAAAAGGTTTTAGAAGAAGGTGCTGAGCGAGCGAGGATAACGACCTCTGATACTATGAAAGAAGTCCGAAGTGTCATGGGGCTGTAA
- a CDS encoding segregation and condensation protein A, producing MVRENNISPQVELPAYQGPLDLLLTLIQQEKVDIYDIPIARIADQFVEVLRQMESMDMEITSEFLVLAAQLLYMKSRELLPKPPKSEESPAEEEDLRQELVERLVAYRAFKQAAKVLEGLETSSGRSYFREVNLEELLRDAKPEDPLKGITFDNLWQAFCQVIERAEKGEDIRYVEPDEIGIEIMLADVLRRVLLHPKGIRFNQLIRIGSRMELIVSFLSLLELLKSGKVRAEQVTLLSDIMIYPTPKAWEFTVEE from the coding sequence ATGGTACGCGAAAACAATATTAGCCCTCAGGTTGAACTTCCGGCTTACCAGGGCCCCCTTGACTTGCTGTTAACCTTAATTCAACAAGAAAAAGTGGACATCTATGATATTCCTATTGCGCGTATTGCTGATCAGTTTGTCGAAGTACTGAGGCAAATGGAGTCCATGGATATGGAAATTACTTCTGAATTCTTAGTTCTTGCAGCCCAGCTGCTCTATATGAAGTCAAGGGAGCTATTGCCCAAGCCTCCCAAAAGTGAAGAAAGTCCTGCTGAGGAAGAAGATTTACGTCAAGAATTAGTGGAACGTTTGGTTGCTTATCGTGCTTTCAAACAAGCAGCTAAAGTATTGGAAGGTTTAGAAACATCCTCTGGGCGGTCTTATTTTCGTGAGGTCAACCTTGAGGAGCTGTTAAGGGATGCCAAACCAGAAGATCCCCTAAAGGGGATAACTTTTGACAATCTTTGGCAGGCTTTTTGTCAAGTTATTGAACGTGCCGAAAAAGGGGAAGACATTCGATATGTTGAACCCGATGAAATAGGGATTGAAATAATGCTGGCAGATGTTTTGCGCCGTGTTCTGCTGCATCCTAAGGGGATTCGTTTTAACCAGCTTATAAGAATTGGATCGCGCATGGAATTGATTGTCTCTTTTCTGTCACTGCTGGAATTATTAAAATCCGGAAAGGTTCGGGCTGAACAAGTAACCCTTCTAAGTGATATAATGATATATCCAACCCCAAAAGCCTGGGAATTTACCGTAGAGGAGTAG
- the scpB gene encoding SMC-Scp complex subunit ScpB, with translation MLFREPETAALEALLFVAKEPLTPEFLGEILELDSGKVEELLYELRTRYTADSSGLDLIEVNGGYKLGTKPQVARYIEILYKQPAQALSNAALEVLSIIAYKQPVTRGEVDFIRGVQSDRALATLVEKGLVKDVGRKEGPGRPILYATTEQFLLHFGLRSLEDMPDLDIESLSEEQVASTQE, from the coding sequence ATGCTGTTTAGGGAACCGGAAACAGCTGCCTTAGAGGCCCTTTTATTTGTCGCAAAAGAACCCCTGACTCCCGAATTCCTAGGGGAAATTCTGGAATTAGACTCAGGTAAGGTTGAAGAGCTTCTTTATGAACTACGTACTCGGTATACTGCCGATTCCAGCGGGCTTGATTTGATAGAAGTTAACGGCGGCTATAAATTAGGTACTAAGCCCCAAGTGGCCCGCTATATTGAAATTTTATATAAGCAGCCCGCTCAAGCACTTTCCAATGCGGCTCTTGAAGTACTTTCCATTATCGCCTACAAACAACCTGTCACAAGGGGAGAAGTAGACTTTATTCGAGGAGTTCAATCGGATCGCGCATTAGCCACCTTAGTGGAAAAGGGCCTTGTGAAGGATGTGGGCCGCAAAGAGGGACCTGGGCGACCCATATTATATGCGACAACAGAACAATTCCTTCTCCATTTTGGTTTGCGTTCTTTAGAGGATATGCCGGATCTGGATATAGAGTCACTTAGCGAGGAACAAGTGGCTAGTACTCAAGAGTAA
- a CDS encoding DUF4474 domain-containing protein, with amino-acid sequence MSVQISSINNEEFNKAIELAGYSYDSIQDIFCSILNPWQRNVGYCRLYDEAAAPLGMIIDSEPIYFQYNEKKWMIGFWKGQYDLVTGCEIGVYNEGINLKIPGVINGTFYKCATDKDLLQMSCTLKKNGKTLFTRQGKHWWLTGFKLGEFSEPSELTMDVQITLKDKLMLEGFISGLKNAGYSNHEFSAIENTVRFVFDTPHSPQPITRTPTMDRIIQKKNEVLCTTYQEITSQFDNLEDKLIALKEQAPEIYQKIFKIGKTKQQFEIYGSILLVVITLIGAYVSSRLINGQGKKDASGKHN; translated from the coding sequence ATGTCCGTTCAGATTTCGTCAATTAATAATGAAGAATTTAATAAAGCCATCGAACTTGCCGGCTATTCTTATGATTCTATCCAAGATATTTTTTGTTCTATCTTGAACCCTTGGCAGCGGAATGTAGGCTACTGCCGCTTGTATGATGAGGCAGCTGCGCCATTGGGAATGATCATAGACAGTGAACCTATTTATTTTCAATACAATGAAAAAAAATGGATGATCGGTTTTTGGAAGGGCCAATATGACCTGGTCACGGGTTGTGAAATAGGGGTCTATAACGAAGGTATAAATCTAAAGATCCCTGGAGTTATTAACGGTACTTTTTATAAGTGTGCAACAGATAAAGATTTACTGCAGATGTCCTGCACGTTAAAAAAGAACGGTAAAACACTCTTTACCCGCCAGGGAAAACATTGGTGGCTGACAGGTTTTAAGTTAGGGGAATTTTCTGAGCCATCAGAATTAACCATGGATGTTCAAATAACTTTGAAAGATAAACTTATGCTTGAAGGGTTTATCTCCGGGCTTAAAAATGCCGGATATTCCAACCATGAGTTTAGCGCCATTGAGAACACGGTAAGGTTTGTTTTTGATACACCTCACAGCCCTCAGCCCATTACTCGAACACCAACAATGGATAGAATAATCCAAAAGAAAAATGAAGTATTATGTACGACCTATCAAGAAATTACCAGCCAATTTGACAATCTCGAGGATAAATTAATAGCCCTTAAAGAACAAGCCCCTGAAATCTACCAGAAAATATTCAAGATCGGTAAGACAAAACAACAATTCGAAATCTATGGATCTATTTTACTCGTGGTAATAACTTTGATTGGAGCTTATGTTTCATCCCGTCTCATTAATGGGCAGGGGAAGAAGGATGCTTCTGGCAAACACAATTAG
- a CDS encoding DNA-3-methyladenine glycosylase family protein, which yields MEFFEYGDKEINYLKRKDKKLGAAIERIGMIERKITPDPFIAIVSSVVSQQISNKAAETVWNRLLSLLERITPENIAQMNVSKIQGCGMSERKAGYIKGIADAAISGSVDFKTLHTLSDQEIIDVLSSLHGVGVWTAEMILIFSLTRPDVVSYRDLAICRGMKNLYGLKELPKEKFERYRKRYSPYGTVASLYLWALSI from the coding sequence GTGGAATTCTTTGAATACGGGGATAAAGAAATAAATTACTTAAAGCGCAAAGATAAAAAATTAGGTGCTGCCATTGAACGCATTGGCATGATTGAACGCAAGATAACCCCTGATCCATTTATTGCTATAGTTTCAAGTGTTGTCAGTCAGCAAATTTCTAACAAGGCGGCAGAGACAGTATGGAACAGATTGCTTTCTCTTCTCGAACGGATAACCCCTGAAAACATTGCTCAAATGAACGTGTCCAAAATTCAAGGCTGTGGGATGTCTGAAAGAAAGGCCGGTTACATTAAGGGTATTGCAGATGCGGCAATTTCAGGAAGCGTGGATTTTAAGACGCTTCATACTCTATCCGATCAGGAAATCATTGATGTATTATCTTCATTGCATGGTGTAGGAGTTTGGACAGCAGAAATGATTCTTATTTTTTCACTTACTCGGCCGGACGTCGTAAGTTATCGGGATCTGGCGATTTGTCGAGGAATGAAAAACTTATATGGGCTTAAAGAACTCCCTAAGGAAAAATTTGAGAGGTATCGAAAACGATACTCACCTTACGGCACTGTTGCATCCTTATATTTATGGGCGTTATCAATATGA
- a CDS encoding DUF2953 domain-containing protein: MVIILLISFVLKIKVDFRYRRIQEEDHIDIDFRMFGGLWRANFQIPTVQLEWEKGPQLELEQVAKTKGGTRKTKAKARIRYIRRGWLSRLWLNLPNYIALFNSIKKQFYKGIHCKEFSWRVEIGYKDACHTALAAGSFWVMFGFAMSHLYRQVTMEVSNPTLEVVPQYNKECFFCDFRCIFHLRIGHIMIVGWTLLRTFLRGIRG; this comes from the coding sequence ATGGTAATTATACTGTTAATCAGCTTTGTTTTAAAAATTAAAGTGGATTTTCGATATCGCCGTATCCAAGAGGAGGATCATATTGATATTGATTTTCGCATGTTTGGCGGGCTTTGGCGGGCAAACTTTCAGATCCCAACGGTTCAATTAGAATGGGAAAAAGGCCCTCAGCTGGAACTTGAGCAAGTTGCCAAAACTAAAGGGGGAACACGTAAAACTAAAGCAAAGGCTCGTATTCGTTATATTCGGCGGGGGTGGTTAAGCCGTCTCTGGCTGAACCTTCCTAATTATATTGCTCTATTTAATTCCATTAAGAAACAATTCTATAAAGGAATACATTGCAAGGAGTTTAGTTGGCGAGTAGAAATAGGTTATAAAGATGCATGTCATACGGCTTTGGCGGCAGGATCCTTTTGGGTTATGTTTGGTTTTGCTATGTCTCATCTGTATCGTCAAGTGACGATGGAAGTAAGCAATCCCACCCTGGAAGTTGTTCCACAATACAATAAAGAATGCTTCTTTTGTGACTTTCGATGCATATTCCATTTAAGAATAGGTCATATTATGATCGTAGGATGGACATTATTGCGAACGTTTTTGCGGGGAATAAGGGGGTAG
- the ytfJ gene encoding GerW family sporulation protein, with product MGNHPIESLMKTAMESIQQIVDVNTIVGDPVETHDGSVIIPISKVSCGFAAGGSEFSPPDDKEGGNSGGGSSGQGGSLPFGGGAGAGVSVQPIAFLVAGNGTIRLLPVDSNVVVDRIIDTVPDLLDRLSGMFQKKKKNPDDINIARD from the coding sequence ATGGGGAATCATCCCATTGAATCATTAATGAAAACAGCTATGGAAAGCATCCAACAAATCGTTGACGTTAACACGATTGTGGGAGATCCGGTTGAGACCCACGATGGTTCTGTTATTATTCCAATCTCAAAGGTTTCTTGCGGTTTTGCTGCAGGAGGCAGTGAATTCTCTCCGCCGGATGATAAAGAAGGAGGAAATTCCGGCGGCGGTTCGTCGGGGCAAGGTGGATCTCTGCCTTTCGGCGGCGGTGCCGGAGCAGGAGTCTCTGTACAGCCCATCGCTTTTTTGGTGGCTGGCAATGGAACAATCAGACTGCTCCCAGTGGATAGTAATGTGGTCGTTGATCGAATTATTGATACAGTTCCCGATCTGTTGGACAGACTTTCGGGAATGTTCCAAAAGAAAAAGAAAAACCCGGACGATATTAATATTGCCCGGGACTAA
- a CDS encoding nucleoside recognition domain-containing protein produces the protein MVNLIWLIMLVIGIIISALNGHIENVTTSAMKAAELGVEVAIELIGVMSLWLGLMRLAEEAGLVKSIARLFGPVIRRLFPTLRPDSPALGAIIMNLSANILGLGNAATPFGLKAMQELQKENKTPDVASTAMITFLALNTSCITIIPATIIGVRLKANSADPTEIIGTTIVATGCSMCAAILVDYLIRRRRRP, from the coding sequence ATGGTTAACCTCATCTGGCTTATTATGTTAGTTATCGGCATAATTATCTCAGCCTTGAACGGGCATATTGAAAACGTAACGACTTCCGCGATGAAAGCCGCTGAACTTGGCGTAGAAGTTGCCATTGAACTTATTGGTGTGATGAGTTTATGGTTAGGTCTCATGCGTTTGGCAGAAGAAGCCGGTTTAGTAAAAAGCATTGCTCGTCTTTTTGGTCCGGTAATACGTCGGTTATTTCCTACTCTTAGACCGGACAGTCCTGCCCTGGGAGCTATTATTATGAATTTAAGCGCCAATATATTAGGTTTAGGAAATGCGGCAACTCCCTTTGGTCTTAAAGCTATGCAAGAACTTCAAAAGGAAAATAAAACTCCAGATGTTGCCAGCACGGCTATGATAACATTTTTGGCCTTAAATACTTCTTGTATTACGATTATTCCGGCAACAATCATTGGAGTACGCCTAAAAGCAAATTCTGCTGATCCTACAGAAATTATTGGGACAACGATAGTGGCTACAGGATGTTCTATGTGTGCAGCGATCTTGGTGGATTATTTAATTCGTCGCAGGAGGAGACCATGA
- a CDS encoding spore maturation protein gives MNLIGEISRWAIPLLLLLVPLVAYLKKVPVYESFVAGAEEGFTTGVRILPFLIGMLVSIRVFVDSGALNILSHWLQPLFTLLGLDPDFTAIIPLAIMRPLSGSGALGVATQLINEYGPDSYIGRLASTLQGSTDTTFFVLTVYFGSVGIKKYRYALKLGLLADIIGLIISVWIVTKVFY, from the coding sequence ATGAATTTAATAGGCGAGATTTCTCGATGGGCGATTCCCTTACTTTTGTTGCTTGTTCCTTTAGTGGCTTATCTTAAGAAAGTACCCGTCTATGAATCTTTTGTGGCTGGAGCTGAGGAGGGATTTACAACAGGCGTTCGGATTCTTCCCTTTCTGATTGGCATGCTTGTTTCAATCAGGGTGTTCGTGGATTCCGGAGCTCTTAATATCCTATCCCACTGGCTTCAGCCCCTATTTACCTTGTTAGGATTAGACCCTGATTTTACCGCAATTATTCCCTTAGCAATTATGCGGCCCCTTAGTGGTTCGGGAGCCTTAGGGGTGGCTACACAGCTTATTAACGAATATGGTCCGGACTCTTATATAGGGCGTTTGGCGTCAACACTTCAGGGCAGTACAGATACCACATTTTTTGTATTGACAGTGTATTTCGGTTCCGTTGGAATCAAAAAATACCGCTACGCACTAAAATTAGGGCTGCTGGCTGACATCATCGGTTTGATTATCTCAGTTTGGATTGTCACAAAAGTGTTTTATTGA
- a CDS encoding glycosyltransferase family 2 protein, translating into MLYIVLPAFNEEEALPELFKDIEQNCAAIPHQIVVVNDGSTDSTLDVVKNHEKTHHNIHSVNHAENQGLGAAINSGFQYVLSHNDQILGAEERVNNSLNYPDVVITMDADNTQPADCIPLLYDEICSGADLVIASRYARGGEQHGLSLFRRGLSWGAGKVMKIVAPIKGVKDYSCGYRAYRLQLLAQGTQFYGPNIIQSNNFSGMVELLLKIAPFAERVSEVPLKLHYELKKGASKMRIGATIWGYLSLIYQLKLKKWSTVEWVEE; encoded by the coding sequence ATGCTGTATATTGTTTTGCCGGCTTTTAATGAAGAGGAAGCTCTTCCGGAACTATTTAAAGATATTGAACAGAATTGTGCTGCAATTCCTCATCAAATTGTGGTTGTTAACGATGGTAGTACGGATAGTACCTTAGATGTGGTAAAGAACCATGAAAAAACTCATCATAACATTCATAGTGTTAACCATGCTGAAAACCAAGGCTTAGGAGCAGCCATCAATAGTGGTTTTCAATATGTCTTAAGCCATAATGATCAAATTCTGGGTGCGGAGGAACGAGTTAATAACTCTCTGAATTATCCCGACGTGGTCATTACCATGGATGCTGACAATACTCAGCCGGCTGACTGTATTCCCTTACTTTATGATGAGATTTGCTCGGGGGCTGATCTGGTCATAGCTTCTCGTTATGCTCGGGGCGGTGAACAGCATGGCCTTTCTTTATTTCGCAGAGGACTGTCTTGGGGCGCAGGAAAAGTTATGAAAATCGTTGCTCCTATCAAAGGAGTAAAAGATTATTCATGCGGTTATCGCGCCTATCGGCTCCAGCTGTTAGCCCAGGGAACCCAATTCTATGGTCCGAATATTATCCAGAGCAATAATTTTTCTGGAATGGTTGAATTGTTGTTGAAAATTGCTCCCTTTGCAGAACGAGTCAGTGAAGTTCCCTTAAAGCTCCACTATGAGCTTAAAAAGGGTGCCAGCAAAATGAGAATCGGTGCAACTATTTGGGGATATTTGTCGCTAATTTATCAGCTTAAGTTAAAAAAATGGAGTACAGTTGAATGGGTCGAGGAATGA